The genomic window TGTTTTATGTTCGTTATGAAATATTACGagaatgataatttattttcatatattgaAGAAACTATGGGAATTCTTTGCTGGAGAGATATTGTAGAGATGTTATGGTCAATATCTGCAGgtcttaattttattcatgaaCACAATCTTGTTCATGGACATTTACATGGAGGAAATATATTAGTTGAGAAcgaaataaattcaattgatGCAAAAATAACGGATACTGGATTACATGGACCTGTTGATAATTCAGTGACATCAATGCCATCTCAGCAAATTTACGGTGTAATACCTTTTGTTGCACCAGAGATCTTTGACGAAAACGTGTTAACCAAAGCATCTGATATTTACAGCTTTGGTATGATCATGTGGATGTTATCAGCTGGTGTGCGTCCTTACTTTGACAAATCCCATGATAAGCAACTTATTCAAGAAATTAGGTCGGGATTAAGGCCAAATGTTATAAATGGAACTCCACCTGCTTATTCTAGATTAATGTTACAGTGCTTAGACGCTAATCCGTTAAATAGACCAACAGCATCCCAAATTTACGAATGTTTAGGAAATTGGATCACGGCAATTTGTGATGACCCTAATAGATCCGATTTATCAGACCAATTCGACGCTGctgaagaatttaaatttgcaaatttagaaaaattaaattataatgttttaTCGTGTCATGAAGGTGCCATTTATTTCAGTCGTTTATTAAGTTTTTCAGATATCTGATCGTCActtttttatggaaaaatgtaAAAGGAGAACATCAATTCATGTTTTTCgcatatttcaataatattatatagttaaCGTATTAAAAGTCGGAACgtcattattaatttcagtaaGAACGTCTTAGGATAAGAACATATTAATAATCGTTCTAATTCTAGATTCTTTTCCGTTTTCGGCTTAACATATATGAGATTACAAATTTAGTCCTATTTactaattgtattaataattgtaaattaattttattattgatcattttgatttattattattgcttatAAACAGAACAGTATTGGTCTTAAGTatctttagaattatttacatttattgaaGAGCTTTATtgatgaaatatataataatgaacaCTCTgctttattacaataaaacttataaataaactCGTGAATGATTTAATAGTGTGATCTTGAGagtctatataataaaatacttattgTATAGGTCTTTAGGCAATACTCTGCCGTTTTCGATTTCAGAAATTTGGCGGCTATATTGTGCCAAATGGCCGCGATCACGTTATTGcataaatactatataataagtataatCGACACTAAGTATCACGTAAGATGTAAGATGAACAAGATCGAAGTCACCTGAAATTTCGCGTAACCTCAATTAAGGGGTTTAAATAATTACGCGAATTTCATGTAGttctaaaaaactttttaacgCGTTTTATTATCCATTTTGACCAAAAGTTATTAAACGTCAACGTGCTTCATATTCTATCGAACAAGAAAGAATTGTTGTTAATTATGCTTTTCAACGAAGCGGCTAGACATTTTGAACTTGATAGTACCATGGTTGGACGCTAGATTAAGGCAAGTAAAAACTGATCAAACGAAACAAAAAGTGATAGTAAACGAGTTGGTTCTGGCTGAATAGCTTTTTATCCTTAGGCTGAGAAGTTATACATTTGGGCTATAgaacaaaagaagaaaaaattagttgtaaaatttgtaactATACGTCTTACAatgtttgaaattttaaaagagcCGGATATGGTAGCTCAATATGGTACGTGATCAAACAACAAATTTTGTTGCTGCATTTCGTTGGCTAACTGGTTTATCAGAAAATACAATTTAGCTTTACGACTACATACAAGAATCTCTCAAAAACTTCCTTAGCAAACAGAAGAATTATTGGCAAATTTTCATCGGCTTGTCATTCGTCTTAGAATAAAAATTCTACTGAattgtgtaatatttttatggacGAAGCTCCAGTCTGGTTTGATATGGCTGGAAATATCACTATCAATCcaaaatgagaaaaaacaGTCCATGTCGTGGGACAGGTGATAAAAAGATCGTTTTACTGTCGTTTTAACATGTGCTGCAGGtaaagatttataataaatcttttttaaaaaaaatcattaaacattagatatttttgattatagatGGAACAAAACTACATTTTAAAGGAAAGAGAAAAAGTTCATTCTGGCGTGATTGATTGGTTCCAAGAAAGTGGCTGGATGAAtgcaaatttaaatgaaatgttATATTGTTTACTTTCATAATATAAGAAGGTTAAATAACTAACAGCCTAAATATCCAGCTATGATggtatatgataatttaaagaaCATCAAGTGGATCTGGTAGTTATCCCGGGTGTTAACAAGCATTTGCCAACCGCTTGATGTTGCGATTAACAAACCTGTTGAGGATCATCTTCGTCAAGAATGGCATCAATGGATGAGTAGATAGGGGCGGTACTGAGTATACTAATGGACGCAACCTTAACCGTGCAAAGATAAGTGATATGTGTGGGTAGATTAAACGTTCATGGGAAGGGATCATTATttgttctaataaaaaatatggaatatcataaatactcaagatattgatataatttttagaaGTCTTGATGAAGATGTATGTTTTAATATCTTTTGTACTTATATGGCAGGCCAcaataattaatgaaacatTTAAAACCTTGACCAAAGAAAGCCTTGCTAGAAATGGAGAATGGATTATTGGTTTTGGAAAAGTAAATGTTCGTGAGTCATTGAAAAAATGGAAGTGCGAAAAGGGCGATGATGCTATTTGCGAAGATATTGGAGGAGGaatagaaataattgaaattattgatataaatgaagacaaagaaaattatatagataGTTAATTTTGTagttttgtttatttgtattgataaaataataaataaatcataatttttttaggaagCTTATTTTAGGGATGCTTATTTTCGTTTTACTCATGAAGTCGTATAAAAGTAGGGGGGTGCTTAATTTCCGGCGGGacttaatattgaaaaaatacggtaatttatataaattattttggttCCTTCGGcagattattaaatttattctggTTTATTGgatagttttaaaattataatgtaaaataccCGCAGATCTCACTATACGAAAACAAGTGAAAAAAACAAGAATCTTCCTATATGACTTGGATACCGGGCAAAAGTAAATTGTTTTCAGTTAGAAAAAAGAGATAAAATATCCTCACAACCACCGAAATTTATGAGATGAAAATTACCTATTATTCATGCCCTATTTATATATGAACGATGATTTTCATCCATACAGAAGCTTTATCTTTCAAAATACTAACTGTTAACCACTGAACATATGATTTAAGTATATTGTTAACATGCAAAAATTCATTTgcaattattgaaaatgatttatattttagacTTACAAATTGaagaataaatcaatattttatattaataaagttcgTACAATATACTTACATAATTTTCCGTCAACTACAaggaataatttaataataataagtcaAAGTTATTGTTGAtgtaaagtttatatttactGCTGCTAATTCAATAAAGAccattgaaaattaaataataacagatGACATTAAGTATATAACTCAGTCAACATTGTAAATAAGATCCCAAGCCTCGATCTATAAAACCACATTTCTTAAATATCAGATCCGAATTACCATTGATTCTACACCTAGTCATTCGAGTCATTTAAAATTCAGGCCAAATTTATGATgccagccagaattataataacacgtgatattttataaataattttggccagaatttaTGTTA from Rhizophagus irregularis chromosome 8, complete sequence includes these protein-coding regions:
- a CDS encoding uncharacterized protein (SECRETED:cutsite_NET-FK; SECRETED:prob_0.2278); SECRETED:SignalP(1-21), translated to MKMYVLISFVLIWQATIINETFKTLTKESLARNGEWIIGFGKVNVRESLKKWKCEKGDDAICEDIGGGIEIIEIIDINEDKENYIDS